catttgctttgtggacttggagaaggcgtttgaccgtgtccctcggggagttctgtggggggtgctttgggagtatgggttaccgagccccctgatacgggctattcggtccctgtacgaccgatgtcagagtttggtccgcattgccggcagtaagtcgaatttgtttcctgtgagggttggactccgccaaggttgccctttgtcaccgattctgttcataacttttatggacagaatttctaggcctAACCGAggtgttgagggggtccggtttggtggcctcagcatcgcatctctgctttttgcagatgatgtggtgctgttggcttcttcaagccgtgacctccagctctcactggagcggttcgcagccgagtgtgaagcggttgggatgaggatcatcacctccaaatccgagaccatggtcctcagtcggaaaagggtggagtgccctctccgggtcggggaggaggtcctgccccaagtggaggagttcaagtatcttggggtcttgttcacgagtgagggtaggttagagcgggagatcgacaggcggatcggtgcagcgtctgcagtgatgcggacgctgtatcggtccgttgtggtgaagaaggagctgagccgaaaggcaaagctctcgatttaccggtcgatctacgttcctgccctcacctatggtcacgagttgtgggtcgtgaccgaaagaacaagatcccggatacaagcggccgaaatgagtttcctccgcagggtagccgggctctcccttagagatagggtgagaagctcggtcatccgagagggactcagcgtcgagtcgctgctcctccacgttgagaggaaccagttgaggtggctcgggcatctggttcggatgcctcctggacgcctccctggggaggtgttccggggaAGTCCTACCgacaggaggccccggggacgacccaggacacgttggagagactatgtctctcggctgtcctgggaacgccttggggtcccgtcggatgagctggctgaagtggctggggagagggaagtctgggcttccctgctaaagctgctgcccccgcgacccgaccccggataagcggaattgaagacggacggacggacataaGTAGAAGTCTTTACTTTCACCAGAGATGGGCAGAAGTACCCAGAATTGTACACAAGAAAAAGTACTGTTACTTAAAATAAtatgactcaagtaaaagtaaaaagtaagggtgtcaggcgattaacatttttaatcaaaatgaatcgcatgacttcaatagttaactcacgattaatcgcaaattttataccacaataaaatgtacaataaaatatttataaagttttcatactcttaacataaaagttgaCATAtataataaactaatagaagtatgGCCccgtcttttagtcattgatacagtaatttcataataattcataaaattgagtacgaattaaaaactgtactgtactggaaaaaaacgagtgtgatactgatttgtgttgagatcattttttctgccaccagatggcataattgcatttgtaagacgttagtgacagctcagtgcatttttcctttcatattaagagctatctaatctttaacttgtgaaacatttttaaaattgtataaaatacaacttgaacccagtctccacaaatatatatgcattattattattaaatgtattactgctaaattttgacgtgggcgtGTCCCCCAGTACAGGATTTCCACGTAAAGGgctgtcattaatcgtgcgttaaaaaaaattgtggtcttAAAGGAAATTTAGATTAACTCaaaataatgcaataattttgacacccctaataaaaagtagttatacaaatatttacttgagaaaaataaaatagtgaaaAATTATTCAAGAATTTGAGTAACTTTTCAAATCAGAGCATGAatgcaaaatggaaaaataaatacatttagcaaATTCAGCCTCAAGGATTTGTCTTCAATTTTCAAGTTTACACTGCGTAGGAGGAAACGTGGACATTTTTGGGCCAGACCAGATGACAGCGCACGACACAGTTGTTCTTTTTCGTATTCTGTAAGGTAAACATATAAAGTTGCACGCCGACGTTTGTGCCTCGCTTCGTGTCAATGAGTCACTttgaaaacttttctttttgtgtcagCGGCGCCGCGGAGACTTTGTGTGCAGTCATGTGACTTCGTTGCTTTGTTTGATTGGTCAAATTGCTTGTTTATTCAACTGGGGAGGAGCAAGCGCCTATTTGGGGCGAAGCATTTATGGAGGCGGGGAGCCTCTATTtgtacaaaagcatttttataatgatatatatatatattataaggatatatattttttacatttccgaCAAATAGATCATCTGTAATATATATTCCAAAAGTAATTTTTATCATATGAAacacattattatatatatatggtaaTATATTCTTCTATATTGTTATGTAAGGTGAATTGGTTGCTCtcattaatttttcttttttcagaaaGCAGCTCTTTGAATCCCGCCGCATAAACACCAGCTTTACATATGATATCACTCATAGTTAAAGATTAAACACAGCTTCTTATTAATgacaccccaattttttttatcgttttttttttagaactctCCAACTTCCCGGTTTTCGAGAATGCGGCAAGCAAAAGCATGAAACCGAAATGCTCACGAAACTGACATGCATTTATTCTCAACATCAATGCATGCGTGTTTGAAAAGTGACACGCTACAACACGAGCAAGGGTGGCTTCCATTCGCTGTCGCACCGGCTTGTTTCTATGAGTGTGAGTGTGGTGATGTTGTAAGAGTATTTTTGGATGATCGGCGTGCTAACAGTAGTGTTTCTAAAacagggttgttgttgttgttgttttttttaaatgcaagctCGTTATATGGCTACGCTGTAGATTCGATATGCTGTTTTTAATATACTGaatcaaaaatataaacgcaacgcAATTGTTTTATGAGTTAAATTTCAAAGATGGAAAACGATACACTctgcaaaggagaagtgctcatcaacacaaaaattggcattttgtgacatatctcaaatcatatttcctcattgaaattaatggaaatgtcACCGTACATAGAAACCGTCTTAGATATTTGAGTTCAGCTGGTGAAAAATGGAagccaaaacaaaagtgttgcgttaatatttttgttcagtgtatGTCACATTCAAAGTCATGCCTTCAACATGTCACTCGATGCAAATCCAGCATTTAGTGGAGGGAGGGAGAAAGAACAGCAGACTTGTGGGAAAGGACGGCCACGCTTGACTACACATTAATGGCTTCACTGCTTTGCTCTAGCTCGAtattaaagcaacaaaacaagTACTGAACAAGCAATTGTTACCAACAAGATAATAGAAACAGATTTTAACACCACACACGCCAAAGTAGACGCATTTTTTGCAATATAGTCAACTTTCATTCAGCTGAAAGAAACATATCAATGAGCGTCACGTGTCAAGCGTGGCAAACCTCGAAGCGTTTTCCAGATTAGCCCAGGATGTAAATGTGCCAAGTTGAGTCCTATTTTTGGAACATATTTATTATTCCTCAGCTGTTGTAAATGAGTTTTCCTCCCCTATTGAATCTTATCTTTGTGCAAGGGACCCATCACACATATCACAGACTGCTCATGCCCTAAACACACCATTTATTTAGCAAAACTAGctgggtttttttctttctttttttatgttttctggCTGTTTGTGCAGTCTTTGCTCCCCTTAATTTTAGTAACACTTGGTAAAAATTCAAAGTTGGTTTGTTTCTGTTGTCTGAGTGAGTTTTGAAGAGTCTGTGCAATTTTGTACAAAGTGATGTACTTGACATACTACTTTATATTTCTGTGAATAAAATGTGAAcaaactgttttgatttttttgtgactCCTTTATACATTCGCCATTGTTGGGCCAAACCCTCCTATGTCACAAATTGATGAATAGTTTTTCACAAACTGGTCAGTCCACACTTATGGTGGGTGTAACTTATATTATGTTTACAATTAATGACGAATCTTAAatgttgaaattgaaaatggcttgcgcTGTTTGACGATGCAACGCTAAATGGTTGGACAAAAGTTCCGTTTTTAGGGTCTCCTGAGAAGAGATGATTTTGGTGGTACAATGATTTGTCTGACACCAACGATACGTAATATGATAATGtacctgtatatattttattctctAAAGTGGTGTATCAGCATCAGCGGCGTTTTGAAAAGGTGACGTCATTCTATGTGGTCGGCCGCCCTCTACAGGACAATCGTGATACTACAAGGACAAAAGGTAAACCACACCACAGTGAACCCCGCATACTCACGGTTCTTCACCCGCTGACTCACAAATTGTCTTTCTTTTTATAATGGACATTAattgctttcagcattcccacatatgttattgtgatttttattctccacacttttttgccgtgtaacacctcccacataatacttctgatttacactgttcaaattccaacttgcttcaaaaattcacgcctcccggggtatatatcatctgattccccgttacttacggtattcgcacaatttaaagcagatgaaaaaatatgtcaaaacacaaacacaatccTCCCAGGTCATCGCAATCATTTAGAATTGACAAAAACTTAATTTAATGGAGTAGTTACATTCTGAAAGTGGAACTCAAATATTCAAGAGTGTGTTTTTCAACAATACTTGATTAcagtcaaatacattttcatcacaACTGCAAGACATGATCAAGTATCTGTACTAAGTATCGGTCCATTCCAAATGTCTAGGGTTTTGCATGTCTCAAATCATGGCTTGAAACGAATACGTTTTGCCTTGAGAAATTGCATTCTTGCCGTGTCACAACATGGCACCACATGAGGGAAGGTGGTCCCGATGCCGCTACTTGATGCTCATGAAAACGATGGTCGCGGTCACTAGCAGAAAGCCCACTGTGGCCTCGACCGTATTGCGCTGCCTCCACTTGCGCAGCCTCTCCTTGTGCGCCTCCGCTTCACGCTGCCTTCTGGCTCGCAGTTCTTGCTCCTTCTGCAGTTGCTCGCCATAGTGGGCCTGGTAGAAGGCGTCAAAGTCAAACATGGGCCTCCCTCCTGTTTGGGAGAAGCGCCTGGATGTgctctgctgctgctgtgcCGATCCCGAGGATCTACTTGGGGTCTCTTTGGAGGAGGGTCTTCCCGGACCGTGAACATCCGCCGTGCTCAGGATCCCCCGGTCGTACTTCCTCCTCAGACTTTTGTTTCCCAGCACCGTGTAGGCCTCGCTGATCTCAGAAAAGCGCAGTGCGGACTCGGAGCTCCCGGGGTTTTTGTCTGGGTGGAAGATGAAAGACTGCTTATAGTAGGCAGTCTTGATTTGGGACTGCGTGGCATTGGGGGACACTTTGAGGATGTCATAATAGGCAGTCCTGTTTCGGTACAAGGGGCCATCTTTAGAGTTTTTAGTCCAGCTGTAGCTTCTGTATTTAAAAGAGACACAATGCCATCTCTCTGGTTTATACACTCGGATGAGGGTGCAGAAAGCTCGCAGCTGCTGAGCTGACGTGACGAGGGGGTTTAGGTGACCGGAAACAGGTCTTCTACTTCCGGAAGACCTCCAAGGTCCAactaaataattgtttaaagCATTATAAGCCTTTCCAGCATGGATAACTAAAGCAAACCGAGGTGAGTTCCGATTCAAACAAATTTCAGTCACCTGATAACTTCTTGCCATTAGCCTGGCTTCTATTTTGGGTTCTGCCGCTGAGCAGTTAAACTGAACGTCGCCTTCATTCCACGTTAAAACATCTTTATTCCGACTCGTAGTAAAAGTGCACTTTTCTCGCCGCGTTTCGGGAGCTTCCACAGAGCAAACCGGTCGACTTTGGCCGTACCTGAAGCTGGACAAGCGGTAAACTCCGCTGCCCAATTTGTGTACGACCTCCGCCATTTTCCCTCCATACGTCAACCAGCAGGAAAAACAAAGTCAACTTCCGTCTACGTCACACCGTTGTGAACCAACAGGAATCGATCAGAACAGGAACAAAATGATTGTGTCTGACCAATCATACAGCACATTGTAAATATGAAGGTTGTTGACAGTTAGTTTTTTAAacgtatatttaatatttttattcaactGTTGTATCTATCGTTGTTtcgtggtttaaaaaaaaaagttgtacataGCGGAATAAAGAAgatgtccactagatggcgacaTACTGATGTCTTTTctataatttcattttaaattttgccGAAGAAGAGTTTCCTCGTCTAGTCAACACATGGATTCTACACATGTTTTACATGTATCTTGTTTTTGAGGAGTAAATTACATTAACGTCTTCTGTTGGGATACTAACTAGTACCATGAGCTCCTGTCGACGACCGGAGCACTCAGCTCCTCCTGATGTGGTCAGTACTTGTTTCATGTGTTTGTAGCATCTCGGCTAGCAGCAGCTTCGATGTAAACTGGACGCTATGCTAGCTTGCTAGTAAAAGGGGTTCGTTTTCAGCCCCACGTCAAGTAATTCATTATTTCAGACTCAAGCAGCAACATGAAATGCTCGTTTTAACTTTTAGTTCTGTGCTTTTTTCCACTACACAGTTTTACAATGCAGAGGAGGCCAAGAAATACTCTCAGAAGTAAGTATGCAAAGTTCATGCTTTCACATCTTGTTAATCCATTTTAAACTAGAAAACACTTCTTGTTGGTTTTGGCTGACgacatttgaatgtgttttaatttgcaagtttttgcaCCTCCACATTGCTTGCTTTCACGCAAGAGTTTGGTGGTTTCTTTAAGAAAGATTttcttttgtcaacattttcatgTTTCAAATAATATTTGGTGTTTTGCTGTTTGACAGCTCTCGTATGATTGAGATTCAAACTCAGATGTCGGAGAGAGCCGTGGAACTTTTGAACCTTCCAGAGGGACAGCCGTGCTTCCTGCTGGATGTGGGGTGAGCTGATTAAACTGTAGTCTAATTCACACTCAAATGTGACCTTAGTGAATTTTACATGCCTGAACTGTAAAATTCCTTCTCTAAATAGGCTCCCTTGACACTTCAAAATGGATGTGACAGATTAATCGTTtcgaaaacaatttattttccaaagaTTAATATGACACAAACGCAGTAATGATGATTAACTGAATGCCTCTCTGACAGGCTTGATCAAAATAGCATTGTCATGAGTAAGCTTGGCAATCGAGGAAAAATTGTCATTTGATTATTATGTGTGCATCACTGTTGTTTTCGTTCCCTTGTACCCTTATTGAAGCGAACTTCTTGTAAAGTAACCTATTAATAGTATTATATCTGTCTGTGTTACATACTTCTGGGATTATATATTCCCCCCTACCTTCTTCTCAGGTGTGGTTCAGGACTCAGTGGTGACTACCTGACAGAGGAAGGACACTACTGGGTGGGCGTCGACATCAGCACAGCAATGCTGGGTTAGTTTGAGTATTATCATCAGCTCTGTTTATGTGACTGCGATAATTCAAACTATTGTACTGTACAATAGTACCTTGACTTAGCAGTGAACCGACTTGCAAGTTTTTCAAGATAACAATCCATCAAATGGATAATTTTTACacagtgtgtatttaaaacaatgcACACAGGgttatattctttatcctctgcaaaaaaacaactaataatattactgcagcttactggGCAGTTGTGACCATCTGTCTGTGAAAGTAAAGCAATTGTACGTGTGTATGGTGTGTGTCAGATGTGGCACTAGACAGAGAGGTGGAAGGCGATCTTCTATTGGGAGACATGGGCCAAGGGATGCCTTTCCGAGCGGGAACCTTTGACGGCTGCGTTAGGTACCAAATGTAGAAAATCCCGTAATTTTCTCTGAATACATTCGGAATATTTTAGTTGAATTTACTTGTTGTGTTTGTCCCCTGTCAGTATCTCCGCTCTTCAGTGGCTCTGCAACGCCGACAAGCGCACACACAGCCCTCCTAAGAGACTCTATGCCTTCTTTAGTACCCTCTATTCTTCTTTGGTAAGTTTTATTCCGATTATTGATGTATTTACAGTGGGATCTTTGAGGATGAACATCATATGCTttctccttatctcctttctGTCAACACAGAAAACGCTTCTGTTTATTTTGTCTGATTCTTAGCGGGAATTAAAGTTGCTTTTATTGAAAATACTTGCTAGAGAAGTCAGAAATCAAAGTGGctaagttggcaacactgactGAAAACAGTCCTGAGCAATTAATTGGAATTAATCAATAAAACTGACCACACTTCCCTTTTAGAGACCAACTGATTAATCAGCTgatattagttattttaaaattggagGACAAAAATCAaactgtgtgcatgtgtgtgtgtgtgtgtgttgcggaAAAAACTTGACGAAtgacgttgctcacgaagacaTCAGGCAAATAGAcgaatttgattggccggcctgaACACAACACGCTACAGGGTTGGCTAGAAATTATGCAATTGATGACAAacattggggaatttttttattaaaggtgtaatttaaataacaaaatgtacgggctgaaattgtgaaaatgtaaataaacctaagaatataaaagcaagactaattgaataaataaataaattgggggGGGGTCTCCCATATTTTTGCTGATTGTTTCTTCCCTCACTTTAACGTTGcaacataagacaaaaataatgacattcaaacattgcccccccccccccccaagaaaaatctgcaaaaaaagacagattttttctaattttctttctgtaaagtaaaaaaaaaaaaatacaaaaggacaaagtattgtaaaacaatcTACTGTTGTGAGTGGTCTgggaccagaaaaaaaaagtaattttatttgttatatatattttttttaattaatcgtcCGATTACTCAAAAATCCACATCTGTCTAACTTGCAACAACTTGTTATCACAACCTCATTTGTTCTTCACCTTTCAGTCAAGAGGCGCCCGGGCCGTTTTTCAGCTTTATCCCGAGAACTCTGAGCAGGTAAGCGGGAGCACAAAATGTCCGCCGATGAGCTTTTAATACGTTTGTTGGTGTCACTAACCCGcctgactttttttctgccCTCCCGGCAGTTGGAACTGATCACGTCGCAGGCCATGAGGGCGGGCTTCAGCGGAGGCATGGTGGTGGACTACCCCAACAGTACCAAGGCCAAGAAGTCCGTAGATCACTTCCTATTAGCGGCACTCGCATAGGATTCGCCATTGTTGCTCACTTTGCTTCTCTCCAGGTTCTTCTTGTGTCTGTTTGCCGGCGTGACCGGCGTCTTGCCCAAGGTAAGCTCACTAATAATGAATCAAGTGGCACAAAGTTAAGACTGAGCGATTAATCTAATTTATCAATTAATTTGAGTTTATGCTTTCTATCTATAAGCAAAGggc
The genomic region above belongs to Vanacampus margaritifer isolate UIUO_Vmar chromosome 5, RoL_Vmar_1.0, whole genome shotgun sequence and contains:
- the dnajc30b gene encoding dnaJ (Hsp40) homolog, subfamily C, member 30b — translated: MEGKWRRSYTNWAAEFTACPASDKNPGSSESALRFSEISEAYTVLGNKSLRRKYDRGILSTADVHGPGRPSSKETPSRSSGSAQQQQSTSRRFSQTGGRPMFDFDAFYQAHYGEQLQKEQELRARRQREAEAHKERLRKWRQRNTVEATVGFLLVTATIVFMSIK
- the bud23 gene encoding 18S rRNA (guanine-N(7))-methyltransferase, whose product is MSSCRRPEHSAPPDVFYNAEEAKKYSQNSRMIEIQTQMSERAVELLNLPEGQPCFLLDVGCGSGLSGDYLTEEGHYWVGVDISTAMLDVALDREVEGDLLLGDMGQGMPFRAGTFDGCVSISALQWLCNADKRTHSPPKRLYAFFSTLYSSLSRGARAVFQLYPENSEQLELITSQAMRAGFSGGMVVDYPNSTKAKKFFLCLFAGVTGVLPKGLGSETSDKNVPNQVQYSGQRCRFKNMKGKSAKKSRDWILEKKERRRRQGREVRADTKYTGRQRRPHF